From the genome of Brassica oleracea var. oleracea cultivar TO1000 chromosome C4, BOL, whole genome shotgun sequence:
CATCTGATGAGATGTTCCATGTTTCTTGAGGTATGTCCAGAGCTTGGCCATTGACTAGGATGGATTTGATTTGTAGATAGTAAAACGTCTCAACGGAAGTTTCCTTGTTGTGCACGAAAGATGTGAAGTTCAGATTAGGGTTGTTTAGCAAACCCTTGTCTTCTCCGAAGATTAACTTGCTGCTCACGTTAGTGTCGCTGTTTCTGTCTACAAGGCAGTAAGAAAAGGAGTGACCGTAGAGAGACTGAAGCTGAGAAGAAAACGAAAGAGGTCCTCTTCCTAACCCTAGAAGACCTGAAGCACCGTTGAAGAGACCTCTGTTCCAATGTCCACACCCGAACATCATGTCTTCCACCTTGTACTCTGAGCTTCCTCCTTTAGCATTCGTGAGGTTAACTGTGAATGTCTCAACCGCGAAGTCTCCAGTTGTGTTTGATCTGTCTCCATACCAGTAAAAGTAAGGGCAGGATTGGTTATTTGATTCACACGGCACTGAAGGTTCAGGTGATGAGATGAGGCTGCATCTAGGGTCTTTGCATGTTATGTTCTTGAATGATGAAGACGTTTCCGGGTCATAAAATGGACCGTGTTGGTGGAAACAGTCGTAGCAAGGAAGGCACTGGAGCCAGTTTAGGTCACTCCCTGTGTCAAGAATCAATGAGAAGTGTTTTGGTGGTGTCCCCACAAGCACGTCCATGAAGTATTCACCAGAACCAAGCGTCATACCGGACTCAAGTGTTGCCACCAGCTGCCCTGGTGAAGCCTCTGGAGCAATAACCGAGGTAATCTTCTTCTCCTCCTTCTTGTGAGTCTGGTTCTTGGCTTTCTTAGCTCTTGCGTGAAGCGTCTGGATTCTTGTGAGGTCTTGGATTTGGAGATCAACCACTGAATGTGTTGTTCTCTTTGATTCTTGTTTAATCTCCCGGCGCCGTAGCTGAAACTTCATGGATTCTTTGGGATGATCCTTGGCAGGATCATGTTCAGTGGAGGAGAAGCCACAATCGTTGCTTGTGGAAGAAGAAACGTGCATAGAATCTTGGAAGCTAAAGCCGTAGAGGGATGATGAGTTATGCTCATGTTTCCCTGAGAGAGTTCTACAGTCACAAGAAAATGGTGTGACGGTAATCAGACAAAGAATTAAGCTTAGTTTGGCCGACATTAAGCTGCTGAGATTATGAATAAAACCATTAAAGATCAAAGAAATAACAAAAGAAAGAGTGAGAGTCAGAGAGAGAGAGAGAGATCTCCGGCAACTATGGAGCTCGGAATGATACGGAAAGGCTTAGTAATCTCTAGGGGAGACCTATGAGTTATAGCCTCGAAGAGGAGCTAACATAAAAGAAAGCAAGGGAAGTAAAAAATTTGGTGGAAGTCAAAGAAATTAAAATTAATTAAGTTATAAAGTAGATAGTCAATCCGATATATCCTACGTACCAAAAAGTAAGATATAAAATTGCGGAAAATAGTTTAGCAATCGAGTTAAGGAGAATATTATAGGTGGTCTTTCAGTAAGACCGGTTCAAATAAATGGAATTTTAAACCCATTTTTTTCAATATTCGTGTTTTTTCTTTGAATTACTAACTTCTATGTTTACAAATCTTTAATATTTACAATTTAGAGGTCAATTTTTCATCACAAATATTATGTTGCGAGTGATCGATATTGTTGTTGATGATGTGATCAACAAGATTTATTTATATGAGAATCATTCAACACAAAGCGGACAAATATAATTTTATTGATAACAGAGAGACTATAATAGTATTTTTTTTGTATTTGCAATACTTTTATTTTTATAGAAAAATATTTAATTGTTGAAATCTTGTTTACTAATCTACATAATGTAAAATGTACAACAAAGAATCGAAAGTCGTACACCCAATGGTTTTGAAGTTCGGTAATGCTTTTGATTTTTAATGCCGTAGGCAGCTCACATTTAGTTGAAGTTGTATAGTTTTAGATTTGACTCGATTCTATGGTGGATATTAGATCAAAGTCACATCCACAATGCGACTTGCTAATAAGAGAAAATATTTAATAAGATCTCTCTTTTGAGATCAAATAAGAGTATCATACTTTAATTGACTGTAGAAGAGTCTTTCTAAGTGTCTTTGACCATGACTAACGAAATGTAAACATTCATTCAAATTCTTTATTCTAATAAACAAAATATTGAGCCTATGTTGGAAATGCACCAAATCTTTTGAAAACTCGAAAACAAAAAAAGTTATACTTTTCCTTGCAACACTATTCTTGTACTATAAACAATATACAGTGTATATATATAATGAAAATGTTAATAATGAACAAATTATCTACTAATTATATAAGATTGCGGGAGACCATATTTTATCTGCTTATTTAGTAGACGCCTTAGTTAGTGCTAACCTTTTTAGTATTTATATATATTTTTTAAAGTACGCAGTGTTAGAATCCAATTAGTTTTTACTTGCATATATATATTGAAGTGGAATACTATTTTATATCAACCTGATACAACTATACAAGTTTAGTAAATAAAGCAAAAGATCCGAATTTGACTTTGAGAGAGTTGTGTTTAATTAAGTGTAACGTGTTCCTAACCAGACTGTGATGAACCAACAGATTAACATTCAATCAGTCCACACCAAACATATTCATTTCTAAGTGTGCACGTAATTCCAATAAATTTCCATGCTTATCGCTGAAATCTACCTTTCGTAGTCTCAAAATGGTACGTGTGTGTTTGGTAAGTATTTTCATCTTTAAAAAAACAAAACAGTTTTATCGGTGTGTAATAGCATAGCCGATTTGTTTGACATTAAACAATGGCAAATAGTAGCCACATTTTTTTCCTAATGTGAAAGCATTATGTATGGATGTATGCATGAAATCTACTGGGAACAAACCGAACAAACAGACAAAACAGTCTGCAAGATACATGGCTTAGCTTTCAACGAAGATATAGTAAAGACTCCATTTTACTCGTAGTGTTTGATATGTTGTTCAGAAATTTAGAAGACCTTAAACTCTTATCTTGACAATGAAAGCTAATTGTATACAGCTACCTGAAACTTTTGATAAATGAAAATGACGAAAACATGAAGCTATATGATATGAGTGTTAGGAATCATCATGCGGGTCACGGGGGTCGGACGAAACTATAATTGTGGAGGTGCAACCACCGGAACTACATTATTGTAATTGTAATAATTTTTTTTTTTTTTTTTTGACATCATTGTAATTGTAATAATTATAAGAGGACAACATATCTTCTACATGTGCCGTTTCATTTATCACCTCACCATCCACTTTTCTCACCCTTGTCTATCTCCAAAATTTAATATCCCATTTTGGACCGACCAGTAGTTCCACACTATTTCTACTCTCTTTCTTTTGTTACCTTCTCCATATTCCCTTATTTGTGTTTCTTAATCTACTTGTGATATAACATAACTCCCACCTTCACAAATACATTACTGCATTTATTTGACAATATTCGAATTAGATACATATAAGATCAAGGAGTAAAGATTGTTTTTGTCTATTATTCATTTTGTAGATACAATAAGATCAAGGAGTAAAGATTGTTTTTGTCTATTATTCATTTTGCAAGCTATCCAGCGGTTTTCACTAGTATATTACCGTCTCACTACTAGAATTCAACCTAATTTGGTGTCTTGTATTGTAGGGTTGTAAAAGAATAGTGTGTTATTTTCTTACCAATATAAATGTATATCTATTTTTTTTATATATGCATGGCTGTTTTAGGTAGATAACTGTTAATGAGCGCAGTGAGCATGCACTCTATTTTATCATACACCTACCAAACTTCTAATTCAATAAATACTTCCAACTCTGTCTCTGTTTTCTTTCTCTCTTTTTGGTTCTTTAATCAAAGATTAGAGTTAAGCAAAGCATATACAGAAGTATAATAATAATTAAAAAAATATTCACATCATGACAATTTCTTAAATCTTCCGTTCTTAATTAAAAAAAAACTCCATTTGATTCTATATATACCACCGAATCGAACAACTTATAGTACACAGAAATTAACCCAACCTATATATATATAAGAATTCGTACATATCTATTTAACAATAGTTATATTAGATAGTAAATATAATGTGTATATATTGAATGAAATTCATAGGTAGCATCGCCGTCTAACTAAGCAACTTGTTGGTATGGCAGAAAATTATTTGTCACCATCAATACTATGCATTATGTTGACCGCTCTTGTCTCCCTCGCCGGAGCAAAAGTCCCGGCGATCATTGTCTTCGGCG
Proteins encoded in this window:
- the LOC106340460 gene encoding aspartic proteinase nepenthesin-2 gives rise to the protein MSAKLSLILCLITVTPFSCDCRTLSGKHEHNSSSLYGFSFQDSMHVSSSTSNDCGFSSTEHDPAKDHPKESMKFQLRRREIKQESKRTTHSVVDLQIQDLTRIQTLHARAKKAKNQTHKKEEKKITSVIAPEASPGQLVATLESGMTLGSGEYFMDVLVGTPPKHFSLILDTGSDLNWLQCLPCYDCFHQHGPFYDPETSSSFKNITCKDPRCSLISSPEPSVPCESNNQSCPYFYWYGDRSNTTGDFAVETFTVNLTNAKGGSSEYKVEDMMFGCGHWNRGLFNGASGLLGLGRGPLSFSSQLQSLYGHSFSYCLVDRNSDTNVSSKLIFGEDKGLLNNPNLNFTSFVHNKETSVETFYYLQIKSILVNGQALDIPQETWNISSDGAGGTIIDSGTTLSYFAEPAYKIIKNKITEKVKEKYHVFEDFPILDPCFNVSGVEESNMELPELGIAFADGAVWNFPAENVFIWLSEEVVCLAILGTPESSMSIIGNYQQQNFHILYDTKRSRLGFAPTKCADI